One genomic segment of Mesoaciditoga lauensis cd-1655R = DSM 25116 includes these proteins:
- a CDS encoding copper-translocating P-type ATPase translates to MKESMNHENMKHEGHGEHHAHMVEDFKKRFWISLIFTFPILILSPLIQNILKISEVLSFNGSLYVLFGLSTFVYFYGGYPFLKGFSNEMKTKKPGMMTLIAIAISTAYLYSSIVVFGLEGKIFFWELATLIDIMLLGHWIEMKSIMGASKALEELAKLMPSEAHKIMSDGTLKDVPLQELQPGDIVVVKPGEKIPADGVVIEGETSINESMLTGESKPVPKKTGSMVIGASVNGEGSVNVKVQKTGKDSFLSQVIDLVKEAQESKSKTQDLANRAAVWLTIIALSGGAITFFVWIVLMGKDIAFALERTVTVMVITCPHALGLAVPLVVAVSTAIAAKNGFLIRERSAFERARNLQAVIFDKTGTLTEGRFGVTNIIRLSIDFTEQEILEYAASVELHSEHPIAKAIATASDKHIKIEEFKAIPGKGAEAKVNGKHVMVVSPGFLREKGIKVENKKISEIMSEGKTVVYILIDGELKGAIGLADIIRAESKEAVAKLKEMGIKCMMLTGDNKQVAQWVSKEVGLDEYFAEVLPQEKSKKVKEIQSRNLVVAMTGDGVNDAPALVQSDVGIAIGAGTDVAVESADIVLVRNDPRDVATIISLAKTTYKKMVQNLAWATGYNAVAIPLAAGVLYSNGILLDPAMGAALMSLSTVIVAINAKLLRIGKQ, encoded by the coding sequence ATGAAGGAAAGTATGAATCACGAAAATATGAAACATGAAGGGCATGGCGAGCATCACGCTCATATGGTTGAAGATTTTAAAAAACGCTTTTGGATTTCCCTCATATTTACATTCCCTATTTTGATTTTGTCTCCCTTGATACAAAATATTCTGAAAATTTCAGAAGTATTAAGCTTTAATGGGTCTCTTTATGTACTTTTCGGATTATCCACTTTCGTATATTTTTATGGAGGCTATCCATTTCTCAAAGGGTTCTCCAATGAAATGAAAACAAAGAAGCCTGGCATGATGACTCTAATAGCCATTGCGATAAGTACAGCTTATTTGTATAGCAGTATAGTAGTATTTGGACTGGAAGGTAAGATATTCTTTTGGGAATTAGCAACTCTGATAGATATCATGTTACTGGGCCACTGGATTGAAATGAAATCCATCATGGGTGCTTCCAAGGCTCTTGAAGAATTAGCGAAATTGATGCCTTCAGAGGCTCATAAAATCATGTCAGATGGAACCTTGAAGGATGTTCCCTTACAAGAATTACAACCTGGGGATATAGTAGTGGTAAAACCAGGTGAAAAAATTCCGGCAGATGGAGTTGTTATTGAAGGAGAAACGTCAATAAATGAGTCTATGTTAACCGGCGAAAGTAAGCCCGTTCCAAAAAAGACGGGGAGTATGGTCATTGGGGCTTCTGTCAATGGAGAAGGTTCGGTTAATGTGAAAGTTCAAAAAACGGGGAAAGATTCATTTCTATCTCAAGTTATTGATCTTGTAAAAGAAGCTCAAGAGAGTAAATCGAAGACTCAAGATTTAGCAAATCGTGCCGCGGTCTGGCTAACTATAATCGCCTTATCTGGAGGAGCTATCACGTTCTTTGTGTGGATCGTTTTGATGGGCAAAGACATAGCATTTGCTTTAGAGCGAACTGTTACTGTGATGGTTATAACCTGTCCTCATGCCCTTGGGTTGGCGGTTCCTCTGGTGGTCGCCGTTTCAACAGCCATTGCAGCTAAGAATGGATTTTTGATCAGGGAACGATCGGCTTTTGAGAGAGCAAGAAATCTTCAAGCAGTGATATTTGATAAAACCGGGACACTAACCGAAGGAAGATTTGGTGTTACCAATATAATCAGACTTTCAATTGATTTCACTGAACAAGAAATTTTGGAGTACGCGGCTTCAGTTGAATTACATTCAGAACATCCTATAGCCAAAGCTATAGCCACTGCTTCCGATAAACACATAAAAATAGAAGAATTCAAAGCAATACCTGGAAAAGGGGCTGAAGCCAAGGTAAATGGGAAACATGTTATGGTTGTCAGTCCTGGATTTTTAAGAGAAAAGGGTATTAAAGTTGAGAATAAGAAAATATCGGAGATAATGTCTGAAGGAAAAACTGTAGTATATATCCTAATAGATGGTGAATTGAAAGGAGCAATTGGCCTTGCCGACATAATAAGAGCTGAATCCAAGGAAGCAGTAGCGAAGCTGAAGGAAATGGGTATAAAATGTATGATGCTTACAGGAGACAACAAACAGGTTGCTCAGTGGGTATCAAAAGAAGTTGGCCTAGACGAATATTTCGCTGAAGTATTGCCTCAGGAAAAATCTAAGAAGGTTAAAGAAATTCAGTCACGTAATCTGGTCGTTGCTATGACAGGTGATGGAGTGAATGATGCTCCAGCATTAGTACAATCAGATGTTGGTATCGCCATTGGGGCAGGCACTGATGTGGCTGTCGAATCAGCAGATATAGTACTCGTGAGAAATGATCCAAGAGATGTTGCCACCATCATCAGTCTTGCAAAGACCACTTATAAAAAAATGGTTCAAAACTTAGCATGGGCAACAGG
- the rpmH gene encoding 50S ribosomal protein L34 has protein sequence MKRTYQPKRLKRARTHGFRARMKTKSGRKIINNRRSMGRKRIAV, from the coding sequence GTGAAAAGAACTTATCAACCAAAAAGACTCAAAAGGGCTAGAACTCATGGTTTCAGGGCAAGAATGAAAACGAAATCCGGAAGGAAGATAATCAACAACAGACGTAGCATGGGAAGGAAAAGAATTGCGGTGTGA
- the yidC gene encoding membrane protein insertase YidC: MVKKYALIGTVFFMLMIGVVAFALPSVNVTVNSSTVTVKTKIYTYVVNVKTGLLEKGYLAFKRDQLFWVYGGDGFDLYASNTKLIPTSWNVNGKENSFETQSDVSVNFFYTYNGQQIKKTITFVNGPNYEVKVSVNGPKGLKMRMNFPALMSDFNKIRDNGKLFATYSSGYKNIIVAKVKNGKFENDGSVEFTSTTEALAYLGPVKNTEIFTLFPKDVTVISEILKDYPGSEPWYGWFLYLFVKILDWIYSWSGNYGWAIIIFAVLVRLSIYPLSHAQMKSMVQMRKLQPKVKEIQKKYKDPKKQQEELMKLYKSEGANPASGCLLSLVQLPVLFLLYYVIIYSKEAFAYNGQFLMWNDLSIGGFQANFILVVLIILLTAWSTLWTSTNAKQAWQSIAMFTVMEFLFVGFPVGLFLYYTTFSAMQLLTTYVVAKMYHIQGISVRELFGMNPKRKYGRR, translated from the coding sequence GTGGTAAAAAAATATGCTCTTATCGGTACCGTTTTTTTCATGCTGATGATCGGTGTAGTTGCTTTTGCTCTGCCATCGGTAAATGTTACGGTTAACTCTTCGACTGTTACAGTCAAGACCAAAATATACACATACGTTGTAAACGTAAAAACAGGTCTTCTCGAAAAGGGATACCTGGCTTTTAAAAGGGATCAGCTCTTCTGGGTATACGGTGGAGATGGATTTGATCTCTACGCCTCTAATACGAAGTTGATTCCAACTTCGTGGAATGTCAATGGAAAAGAAAATAGCTTTGAAACACAATCTGATGTCTCGGTGAATTTCTTCTACACTTACAATGGACAACAGATAAAGAAAACCATCACTTTTGTAAACGGACCAAATTACGAAGTGAAAGTGTCTGTAAATGGTCCAAAGGGTTTAAAGATGAGAATGAACTTCCCAGCGTTGATGTCTGATTTCAACAAAATAAGGGACAACGGGAAACTTTTTGCAACCTATTCGTCGGGATATAAGAATATAATCGTTGCCAAGGTTAAAAATGGAAAGTTTGAAAACGATGGCTCCGTTGAGTTTACGTCCACCACGGAAGCCCTCGCGTACCTTGGACCGGTAAAAAACACGGAGATTTTTACACTCTTTCCAAAAGATGTCACCGTCATTTCAGAAATCTTGAAAGATTATCCTGGTTCAGAGCCTTGGTACGGATGGTTTTTATACCTCTTTGTAAAGATTTTAGATTGGATCTATTCGTGGAGTGGAAATTACGGATGGGCGATAATAATATTTGCCGTTTTGGTTAGGCTTTCCATTTATCCTCTTTCTCACGCACAGATGAAATCCATGGTACAAATGAGAAAACTCCAGCCCAAGGTTAAAGAGATTCAAAAGAAATACAAAGATCCTAAAAAGCAGCAAGAAGAATTGATGAAATTGTACAAATCTGAAGGTGCGAACCCGGCAAGTGGTTGTTTGCTCTCGCTTGTGCAGTTGCCAGTCCTCTTTTTGTTGTATTACGTCATAATATATTCAAAAGAAGCTTTTGCATACAACGGTCAATTCTTGATGTGGAACGATCTGTCCATTGGCGGTTTTCAAGCGAATTTCATCCTTGTGGTCTTGATAATTCTTCTCACAGCATGGTCTACGTTGTGGACGAGCACAAACGCAAAACAAGCGTGGCAAAGTATAGCGATGTTTACCGTCATGGAATTCTTGTTCGTTGGATTTCCAGTTGGGCTTTTCCTTTACTACACCACTTTTTCAGCAATGCAACTTCTCACAACTTACGTCGTTGCCAAGATGTATCATATTCAAGGAATTAGCGTGAGAGAATTGTTTGGAATGAACCCAAAGAGAAAATATGGTAGGAGGTAA
- the rnpA gene encoding ribonuclease P protein component, protein MNEGLGPEKRLKKRKDFEKIFLEGEVAKSEWFVARYLKNDLKFPRIGIVVSRKFGKAHVRNKFKRYVRETFRKMHFERNIDVVIFPTKELKKEFENITYEDFSEALRLFFEKIASQNEKVKL, encoded by the coding sequence GTGAATGAAGGGTTAGGACCCGAAAAACGTTTAAAGAAAAGGAAAGACTTTGAGAAAATTTTCCTTGAAGGCGAAGTAGCAAAAAGCGAATGGTTTGTCGCAAGGTATCTAAAAAATGATTTGAAATTCCCAAGGATTGGCATAGTCGTTTCGAGAAAATTTGGTAAGGCTCATGTGAGAAACAAATTCAAACGATATGTGAGGGAAACATTCAGAAAGATGCATTTCGAAAGGAACATCGACGTGGTGATATTTCCCACAAAGGAATTAAAAAAAGAATTCGAAAATATCACTTATGAAGACTTTTCGGAAGCGCTGCGATTGTTTTTTGAAAAAATAGCATCTCAAAACGAAAAGGTAAAACTGTAA
- the yidD gene encoding membrane protein insertion efficiency factor YidD, translating into MEKVLIKLIRFYQKYISPLKPPTCRFTPTCSAYSIEALERFGLAKGLVLSAWRVLRCNPFNKGGEDPVPMEFKIRRK; encoded by the coding sequence ATCGAGAAAGTTTTGATAAAGCTTATTCGTTTCTATCAAAAATATATTTCTCCATTAAAGCCGCCTACTTGCAGGTTTACTCCTACATGCTCTGCATATTCAATAGAGGCCCTGGAACGTTTCGGTTTAGCCAAGGGCCTTGTTTTGTCTGCATGGAGAGTGCTGAGATGTAATCCGTTTAACAAAGGCGGAGAAGATCCAGTCCCGATGGAATTCAAAATTAGGAGGAAATAA
- the jag gene encoding RNA-binding cell elongation regulator Jag/EloR, which yields MEKIYRGKNVEECLKNALDELNVLEEEIDYEVVQEASRGFFGLGAKEAEIRVKFNDKYNINLIKNFLSTLMSFYNVKYDVEVNSVRPMTVYSVKIKSEEPLSEMIGKHGRTLSSIEHLISVYLNKKNDHHVSIFVDVNDYKERKEEFIKKMAESAAMKIRRGAKRVSLEPMSSRERRIVHGVLSRFSDIRSYSVGTEPYRYVIVEKVKTGIRR from the coding sequence ATGGAAAAAATATACAGGGGCAAAAATGTTGAAGAGTGCCTAAAAAATGCCTTAGATGAACTCAATGTTTTGGAAGAAGAAATAGATTATGAGGTTGTTCAAGAAGCTTCCAGAGGATTTTTTGGACTTGGAGCCAAAGAAGCAGAAATACGCGTTAAGTTTAACGACAAATACAACATCAATCTTATAAAAAATTTTCTTTCAACTTTGATGTCTTTCTACAACGTGAAATACGATGTTGAAGTGAACAGCGTAAGACCAATGACAGTTTATTCTGTTAAAATAAAAAGTGAAGAACCTCTTTCAGAGATGATAGGAAAGCACGGTCGCACTTTAAGCTCCATCGAGCACCTGATCTCAGTTTATCTTAACAAGAAGAACGATCACCACGTTTCGATTTTCGTGGATGTCAACGATTACAAAGAAAGAAAAGAAGAGTTCATAAAGAAAATGGCAGAAAGTGCGGCTATGAAAATCAGAAGAGGAGCAAAGCGCGTATCGTTGGAACCCATGAGCAGCAGAGAAAGAAGAATAGTTCATGGAGTGTTATCCCGTTTTAGCGACATTCGTTCATATTCAGTGGGCACAGAGCCGTACAGGTACGTGATAGTGGAAAAGGTGAAAACGGGGATTAGAAGATAG